Below is a window of Halarcobacter anaerophilus DNA.
GAACAAGAGAGTGAATATCACAATAAAGACTTTGGTGTTATTGCTATTGTTTGTGCTATTGATGGACAACCAGCAGCATAAAATAAAGGATAACTATGAGTAACAAAATTCATACTCCCAATCTTAGAGCACTAAGATACAAAGGAGACTTTAGCAAAAAACTTTTCGAGGTTAGAGCAGATAAACTGCCTATCCTTGAAAAAGGTGATTTTGTTATTGTAGATAAAATGACCTCAGTTTCTTTAAAAAGAAGAGGATTATTTGAAGAAGTTGAAATCTCTGATGTTTTCGTTGGCGAAAATAAAACATCTTTTAATTTTGATGAATTAACTGATGAACAATTAGTAGAATTAGTTGAAGTATTAACTGATAGAGGAATCTTAAAGACTCAATCTTTAGTTCCAGAACAAGAAAATCAAGATGATAATCCTTCAGCAGATGAAACTTTAGATGATATATCTGATGTTCCTGGTGATACAAAAACTGATACAAAAGATGAAGATAGTTTAGATGAAATTCCAGCTATACCAACAAAAGATGAAATCGACTCATTAAGTGATGATGATATAAAAAAATGGTGTACTCACTTTGGTATCACAATTGGTAGAAAACAAGTTGCTACTTTAAAAGGACTTCTTTTACCATATCTTGCCGATACACAGGAGTAATAAAATATGCAAGCAAATGACATCTTATTAGCAGTTAGAAGTAGATTAAACGATACTACTGCAAAAGCTTACAGATGGAGTGATGAAGAGTTGATAGATATGATTAACTCTTCACTTGCAAATATGTCGGGGGAACTATTACTTTTTTCTCACCAAGAGATTTATACTATAAAAGAAAATGTAAATAGATATAAGCTACCTGAAAAATGTGTGAAAGTAATATCTGTAAATTTAGATAATCAACCGGTTATAATAAAAAGCTTTGATTGGATGAGTAGAAATAAAAACACAATAGATGATGATAACTATTATGTTTGTATGGATGAACAAAGTTTTTTCTTGTATCCTGAAAAACTATTAAAAGAGGATATGAAAGTTGAAGTTAATTATAACTTCATAGAACAAGTACTTACAAAGAAAGATAATATACCAATATCTTTAGTTGCAAAAAATGCACTACTTTTTTATACTATGCATTTAGCTTATCAAATTTATACAAGTGATAAAAACACTGGGAAATCAACACACTATTTAAATTTATACGGTAAAGAAATTATTAGATTAAAAGCACTTTATTATAAAAATAGACACTCAAGAGGATTAAGAACTCCTTTTAGAAAGGTATAACATGGCAGTAGTATTAAGTAATATATTAGATGATATAGATTCAATATCCGAAAAATTAAATACCAATGTCTTCTTAAAGACAGCAAGAGAATCATTTAAAGAAAATATTGAAGAGTATGATGTAGCTCCAGATGAAAAAGCAAAGATGATAGCTACTTATGAAGCTCAAGTATCTGTAGGTATGATTAGTGAAATAATTAAACTAGCTAAAGAGATGCCAGAACTTATTGTAAGAGAAGAAAATATCAATAAAGATACAGAATTCAAAGAAGAGCAGAAAAACTTAACTATAGAACAAACAAAAGAAGTAACTGCACAAACTGCAAATATCAATAAAGATACAGAAATCAAAGAAGAGCAGAAAAAAGTAACTGCACAGCAAGTACTTACCGAAAAAGGTAAAACATTACATATTGCAGAACAAATTATGACTGAGAAATATAGACATAGAGATTTAAGAGCATCTACGGCAGTTAAAACAGCAAGTATGGAAGTTACTAAACAGC
It encodes the following:
- a CDS encoding phage adaptor protein, producing the protein MQANDILLAVRSRLNDTTAKAYRWSDEELIDMINSSLANMSGELLLFSHQEIYTIKENVNRYKLPEKCVKVISVNLDNQPVIIKSFDWMSRNKNTIDDDNYYVCMDEQSFFLYPEKLLKEDMKVEVNYNFIEQVLTKKDNIPISLVAKNALLFYTMHLAYQIYTSDKNTGKSTHYLNLYGKEIIRLKALYYKNRHSRGLRTPFRKV